A window of the Dioscorea cayenensis subsp. rotundata cultivar TDr96_F1 chromosome 14, TDr96_F1_v2_PseudoChromosome.rev07_lg8_w22 25.fasta, whole genome shotgun sequence genome harbors these coding sequences:
- the LOC120275635 gene encoding protein BRANCHLESS TRICHOME-like yields the protein MEEEVMASIENLRNPSIGPIDYFSLPTWKLYDNPHYSSTCLPPHFSVSAAKLTSLFRPMHGDNDELELALARIEELKVELELERRMRKRVESLNRALARDLAEQRKARQLAESLRAELEDEVKKAKEEMEEERRMLMVAEVWREERVQMKLAEAKFIMEEKLNVIASPEKPAGMVASDSSNESKTSGANVGAGGGGGSDGAPVRQQRKEVENPHIKRGIKGCVEFPKVLKKDGMKVAPLGFSLECQKAQLMILMKHNHHKTSSSCATTAFTDNLVM from the coding sequence ATGGAAGAAGAGGTGATGGCATCTATAGAAAATCTGAGAAACCCAAGCATTGGACCCATAGACTACTTCTCATTACCAACCTGGAAACTCTATGACAATCCTCATTACTCTTCCACATGTCTTCCTCCTCATTTCTCAGTCTCTGCGGCCAAGCTCACGTCCCTCTTCAGACCCATGCACGGCGATAACGACGAGTTGGAACTCGCCTTGGCACGCATTGAGGAGCTGAAGGTGGAGCTGGAGTTAGAGCGTAGGATGAGGAAGCGTGTTGAGTCACTCAACCGAGCTCTCGCCCGAGACCTCGCGGAGCAACGCAAGGCTCGGCAATTGGCCGAGAGCCTTCGTGCCGAGCTCGAGGACGAGGTCAAGAAAGCTAAGGAGGAAATGGAGGAGGAAAGAAGGATGCTTATGGTTGCTGAAGTTTGGAGAGAAGAGCGTGTCCAAATGAAGCTTGCTGAAGCTAAGTTTATAATGGAGGAGAAGCTCAATGTTATTGCCTCGCCGGAGAAGCCAGCAGGTATGGTGGCTAGTGATTCATCCAATGAGAGCAAGACCAGTGGTGCTAATgttggtgctggtggtggtggtggcagtGATGGAGCTCCGGTGAGGCAGCAGAGGAAGGAGGTGGAGAACCCACACATCAAGAGAGGGATCAAAGGGTGTGTTGAGTTTCCAAAGGTGTTGAAAAAGGATGGGATGAAGGTGGCTCCATTGGGGTTCAGTTTAGAGTGTCAAAAAGCTCAGCTTATGATCCTCATGAAGCATAATCACCATaagacttcttcttcttgtgctACTACTGCCTTTACTGATAACTTGGTTATGTGA
- the LOC120276438 gene encoding probable L-gulonolactone oxidase 6, giving the protein MGARCGGKGGAVHEFVVGVRIVTPASGEEGFARVLSLDARHPEFDAVKVSLGVLGVISQVTLKLEPMFKRSLTYVDSDDTGLGDKVVDFGRQYEFGDVSWFPGHKKAVYRVDFRVPTNASGNGLNDFIGFRSTTALALALSRLIDENLEATNNTIGKCITSKLMKDTTSIGGYGLKNNGILFTGYPVVGFQNRMQSSGSCLDSIEDSLITACPWDPRIKGAFFHQTTFSIALSKVKDFIIDVQKLRDINPKALCELELSNGILMRYVKGSTAFLGKEEDSVDFDITYYRSHDPMKPRLDEDVYEEIEQMGLFKYGGLPHWGKNRNLAFDGVAKKYAKFGEFLEVKEKFDPDGLFSSEWSDEVLGINGKRTSIVKPGCALEGLCICSEDTHCAPAKGYFCRPGKVFTDARVCSKS; this is encoded by the exons ATGGGAGCTCGCTGTGGGGGAAAGGGTGGTGCTGTGCATGAGTTTGTCGTCGGAGTTAGGATCGTCACGCCGGCGTCCGGCGAGGAGGGATTCGCTAGGGTTTTGTCTTTGGATGCTCGCCACCCTGAGTTTGATGCTGTTAAGGTTTCACTTGGAGTTCTTGGTGTTATTTCCCAG GTCACACTGAAGTTAGAGCCAATGTTCAAAAGGTCACTCACGTACGTGGACAGTGATGACACTGGTTTAGGGGACAAGGTCGTTGACTTTGGTAGGCAGTACGAGTTCGGTGACGTGTCATGGTTCCCGGGACACAAGAAAGCTGTGTACCGCGTTGACTTTCGAGTCCCAACCAATGCAAGTGGAAATGGGCTCAATGATTTTATTGGGTTCCGTTCCACAACCGCGTTAGCGCTTGCTCTAAGTAGATTAATAG atgaaaatttagAAGCAACAAACAACACAATTGGGAAGTGCATAACTTCAAAGCTAATGAAAGACACAACTTCCATTGGTGGATATGGCCTAAAAAACAATGGCATTCTCTTCACTGGCTACCCTGTTGTTGGATTCCAAAACAGGATGCAATCCTCTGGGAGTTGTCTAGACAGCATTGAGGACTCCCTCATCACTGCTTGTCCATGGGATCCAAGAATCAAAGGAGCATTCTTCCACCAAACCACATTCAGCATAGCACTTTCAAAGGTCAAAGACTTCATCATTGATGTCCAAAAGTTAAGGGACATCAACCCAAAGGCTTTGTGTGAGTTAGAGCTCTCTAATGGGATTCTAATGAGGTATGTTAAAGGATCCACAGCTTTTTTGGGTAAAGAAGAGGATTCAGTGGACTTTGATATCACTTATTATAGAAGTCATGATCCTATGAAACCAAGACTTGATGAAGATGTGTATGAAGAGATTGAGCAAATGGGTTTGTTTAAGTATGGAGGGTTACCACATTGGGGGAAGAACAGGAACTTGGCTTTTGATGGGGTGGCTAAAAAGTATGCAAAGTTTGGGGAGTTTCTGGAAGTGAAGGAGAAGTTTGATCCTGATGGTTTGTTTTCTAGTGAGTGGagtgatgaagttcttgggaTTAATGGAAAAAGAACTAGTATTGTTAAGCCTGGTTGTGCTCTTGAAGGGCTTTGTATTTGCTCAGAGGACACTCATTGTGCACCGGCAAAAGGGTACTTTTGTAGGCCTGGTAAGGTGTTCACTGATGCTCGTGTTTGTTCTAAAAGTTAA